In Corynebacterium endometrii, one DNA window encodes the following:
- a CDS encoding carbohydrate ABC transporter permease has translation MQATLKKYFPVFVLPTLLAFLIAFLVPFFVGLFLSFTKFTTITNAKWVGIANYKQAFSAREGFISSFGFTVLVVIVSVITVNIFAFALAWILTRKLRGTNFFRTVFFMPNLIGGIVLGYTWQSMINAVLAKYGTTIVADWKYGYIGLIILINWQMIGYMMIIYIAGLQNVPPELIEAAELDGVNKWEMLRHVTIPMVMPSITICLFLTLANSFKLFDQNLALTNGAPGGETEMVALNIVNTLFNRMNVEGVGQAKAVIFVVVVVAIAYFQLRATRNKEVEA, from the coding sequence ATGCAAGCAACCCTCAAGAAATACTTCCCAGTATTCGTGCTGCCGACCCTGCTGGCGTTCTTGATCGCATTCCTAGTTCCGTTCTTTGTCGGACTTTTCCTGTCCTTTACGAAGTTCACGACGATCACAAACGCCAAATGGGTTGGCATCGCCAACTACAAGCAGGCATTCTCGGCCCGCGAAGGATTCATTTCCTCCTTCGGTTTCACGGTGCTGGTAGTCATTGTTTCCGTCATCACCGTCAACATCTTCGCCTTCGCGCTGGCGTGGATTCTCACCCGAAAGCTGCGCGGCACGAACTTCTTCCGCACCGTATTTTTCATGCCGAACCTGATCGGCGGCATCGTGCTGGGTTACACCTGGCAGTCGATGATCAACGCGGTCCTGGCTAAATACGGCACCACCATCGTCGCCGACTGGAAGTACGGCTACATCGGCCTCATCATCCTGATCAACTGGCAGATGATTGGCTACATGATGATCATCTACATCGCCGGCCTGCAAAACGTCCCACCTGAACTGATCGAGGCCGCCGAGCTCGACGGGGTTAACAAGTGGGAAATGCTGCGCCACGTGACGATCCCGATGGTCATGCCCTCGATTACCATCTGCCTGTTTTTGACCCTGGCCAACTCGTTTAAACTCTTCGACCAAAACCTGGCACTGACCAATGGTGCCCCGGGCGGGGAAACCGAAATGGTTGCCCTCAACATCGTCAACACGCTCTTTAACCGCATGAACGTTGAGGGCGTGGGCCAGGCAAAGGCCGTAATCTTCGTGGTAGTTGTGGTCGCCATCGCGTACTTCCAGCTCCGCGCCACCCGAAACAAGGAAGTTGAGGCCTAA
- a CDS encoding carbohydrate ABC transporter permease yields the protein MSGPAKTLTYAVLIFFTVVFLGPIFFILINSFKSKFAIASEPFSLPLGDIFVGLENFAVGLMKQGFLWAIVWSFVITILSVAAIVFFSAMTAYYITRVKTWWTNALYYLFVVSMVIPFQMVMFPTVKIADMLQLDNPIGIVVLYLGFGSGLSVFMFAGFVKSIPIEIEEAAMIDGCGPIQNYFKVVLPMLKPTAVTVAILNAMWVWNDYLLPYLVIGLSTQYKTIPVVIQSFVGSNGNRDMGAMMAMLVLAIIPIVIFYVSTQKHIIEGVAAGAVKG from the coding sequence ATGTCAGGCCCGGCGAAGACCCTGACCTACGCGGTATTGATCTTCTTTACGGTCGTGTTCTTGGGCCCCATCTTCTTCATCCTGATCAACTCATTCAAATCGAAGTTCGCCATCGCCTCCGAACCCTTCTCCCTGCCACTGGGTGATATCTTCGTTGGCCTTGAAAACTTCGCCGTTGGCCTGATGAAGCAGGGCTTCCTGTGGGCCATCGTGTGGTCATTCGTGATCACCATCCTTTCGGTCGCCGCCATCGTGTTCTTCTCCGCGATGACCGCCTACTACATCACCCGCGTCAAGACCTGGTGGACCAACGCTTTGTATTACCTGTTCGTAGTGTCCATGGTCATCCCGTTCCAGATGGTGATGTTCCCTACGGTCAAGATCGCCGACATGCTGCAGCTGGATAACCCGATCGGCATCGTGGTCCTCTACCTGGGCTTCGGTTCGGGCCTGTCGGTGTTTATGTTTGCCGGCTTCGTCAAGTCCATCCCAATCGAAATCGAAGAAGCCGCCATGATCGATGGCTGCGGGCCAATTCAGAACTACTTCAAGGTCGTTCTTCCGATGCTCAAGCCCACGGCCGTGACCGTGGCGATCCTCAATGCGATGTGGGTATGGAACGACTATCTCCTGCCCTACCTGGTCATTGGCCTGTCCACCCAGTACAAGACCATTCCTGTGGTCATCCAGTCCTTCGTCGGTTCCAACGGTAACCGCGACATGGGTGCAATGATGGCGATGCTGGTCCTGGCCATCATCCCGATCGTCATCTTCTACGTATCCACGCAGAAGCACATCATCGAAGGTGTCGCCGCCGGTGCGGTGAAGGGCTAA
- a CDS encoding ABC transporter substrate-binding protein translates to MKRFNRFVSLTAATVLAAGSLVACSDSSGGGDDAGSVYFLNFKPEQEAAYQKIAEEYTAETGTEVKVVTAASGSYEQTLKAEIGKSEAPTLFQVNGPAGLITWKDYMADLTGTEIANQLNEDVPALTGDNGEILGVPFAVEGFGLIYNEEIFDKYFATDGAKVASTEEIDSFDKLKEVAEDMQSKKDELGIEGTFAATSLATGEDWRWQTHLANAPIWNELEDQGVEDSTNVEFKYNEEYKNLFDLYLNNSTVEPSLTPSKNVTDSMAEFAQGKVAMVQNGNWAWSQISEVDGNVVKEDKIKFMPMYMGLPNEGDYGLNVGTENYLAINANASEEDQQATKDFVDWLFTSDAGKTHVVEDLGFIAPFSSYTEEDTPADPLAQQVQEAISNDEVTTIPWAFQYFPSQQFKDDFGQALAQYASGNMEWDQVVSQFSDSWTAEKETNWGS, encoded by the coding sequence ATGAAGCGTTTCAACCGATTCGTATCGCTGACCGCAGCGACCGTCCTTGCAGCCGGAAGCCTGGTTGCATGTTCTGACTCCAGCGGGGGAGGTGATGACGCCGGCTCCGTTTACTTCCTGAACTTCAAGCCTGAGCAGGAGGCCGCCTACCAGAAGATCGCCGAGGAGTACACCGCTGAGACCGGCACCGAAGTCAAGGTCGTTACCGCAGCATCCGGCAGCTATGAGCAGACGCTGAAGGCCGAAATCGGCAAGAGTGAAGCCCCAACCCTGTTCCAGGTCAACGGCCCAGCGGGCCTCATCACCTGGAAGGACTACATGGCTGACCTGACCGGCACCGAAATCGCCAACCAGCTCAACGAAGACGTCCCCGCCCTGACCGGCGATAACGGCGAAATCCTGGGCGTTCCGTTCGCGGTTGAGGGCTTTGGCCTCATCTACAACGAAGAGATCTTCGACAAGTACTTCGCCACGGACGGCGCAAAGGTAGCCTCCACCGAGGAAATCGACTCCTTCGACAAGCTCAAGGAAGTCGCCGAGGACATGCAGTCCAAGAAGGATGAGCTGGGCATCGAGGGCACCTTCGCCGCAACCTCCCTGGCCACCGGCGAGGACTGGCGCTGGCAGACCCACCTGGCTAACGCCCCAATCTGGAACGAGCTGGAAGACCAGGGCGTCGAGGACTCCACTAACGTTGAGTTCAAGTACAACGAGGAATACAAGAACCTCTTCGACCTGTACCTGAACAACTCCACCGTCGAGCCATCCCTGACCCCATCCAAGAACGTCACCGATTCCATGGCCGAGTTCGCACAGGGCAAGGTCGCCATGGTTCAAAACGGCAACTGGGCATGGTCCCAGATTTCCGAGGTTGACGGCAACGTTGTCAAGGAAGACAAGATCAAGTTCATGCCTATGTACATGGGCCTTCCTAACGAGGGTGACTACGGGCTCAACGTCGGCACCGAGAACTACCTCGCTATCAACGCCAACGCCTCCGAGGAAGACCAGCAGGCCACCAAGGACTTCGTCGACTGGCTGTTTACCTCCGACGCCGGCAAGACCCACGTGGTTGAAGACCTAGGCTTCATCGCCCCATTCTCTTCCTACACCGAGGAAGACACCCCTGCAGATCCACTGGCGCAGCAGGTGCAGGAGGCCATCTCCAACGACGAGGTAACCACCATCCCTTGGGCCTTCCAGTACTTCCCATCCCAGCAGTTCAAGGATGACTTTGGCCAGGCGCTGGCCCAGTACGCATCCGGCAACATGGAGTGGGATCAGGTTGTTTCCCAGTTCTCCGATTCCTGGACCGCGGAAAAGGAAACCAACTGGGGCTCCTAA